From the Neobacillus sp. PS3-34 genome, the window CTCTGTATGTGACGACCAGGTTATTGTCCTGGACTGCCATATAGTCGATGTCGTACGGCAGCTCATAATGCTTGATTCTTTCAAAGGTAGAATAATCATAGATGTCGAGGCCTTTCTTCGTGCTTGTGTAAACACGGTTATGGCTCAAATCAAAAGCGATCTCTTCGAAAGGATTATAAAGCTTTGTTACGTATTTCATATCTTCACCGCGTATCGAACCCGTTTGGAGAACGACTCCGCTTCCATTGAAGATAAATTTTCCATCGGGTGACACCTTCATATTTACGGTGAACGGATAGTCTCCGTGGTACGGTGAATCATACGTAGCGGTATTTTTTCCATCGATGAACTGATACATCTGAATATCTCTAGGACTTGTACCGCTATCTGTCGCATATACCTTGCCTCCGTCTGGGTGGATCGCAAGGGTTGAGCCTCTTAAAACAGAGCCGAAGCTTCCTGTTTCTTCGTACGTCATGAGGGAATATGCTTTTAAATTCGTCCAGCTTGACGCACCGCCATCTGAGATATAGATATAGCCTGCATCCGCTACGATATCCGCAGGGTCAAGCGCGATATCGACCTGTTTCTTCAGCGTGAAGGTATCTGCATCCACAACCGCAAAAGCACCTATAGAGGCTTGGCCGTAATTAAAATTTGTTTGCTTTTTCAGCGAGACGTATAGTTCATTATTGGCAAAAAACAGTTTGTCAGGCGGATAGGCAAACGTTACCTTTCGTGTTTGGCTGGTGGAAAGATTGTATTCCACTAAATCTTTTCCGCTGGTAGAAAGGCCGTACAATACCGGTTTCTCCGGGTTAAGTATTTCTTTTTTCATATCAACTGGCAAAATCGTTTTGTCTGTCGTGACAGGAACTTTTGGTAAGGAAACCCCGGCTGATAATACGGGAACGAATTGCTCAGGCTCAGCTGAAGTGTCTGCTGGTGGTGCGTCAGCAGGTGGCATTGTCAGAAGCCCATCTGCACTTAATGGATATTTTTTAATGGCCTGCTTCGGCAATGTTCCTGATGCGTCTTTATAGACAACAACTAATGCATTATCCCGGACGAACATTTGATCAATTCCGTGCTGAAGGTCATAATGCTTCAATTTTGCAAAAGTTGAATAATCATACACCTCCAGCCCTTTTTTCGAGCTGGTATAAAAGCGGTTATTTTTTACATCAAACGCAATCTCCTCAAAGTTTTGAGGGAGCTTGGCCAGGTAATATAAACCACTCGCATTGTATACGACCCCTGACCCATTGAATAGATACTGCCCATCCGGAGAGAGGCTCATATTCACTTCAAATGGGTATTGGCTATCCCGTGATTCATAATGTCCGGCACTCTTTCCATCCTTAAACTGGAAGGTTTCTAAATACCGTGGAGAGAGCTGAGTATTAAGGGCAAACACCTTTTTGCCCTCAGGGTCTATTTCCAATGATAATCCTTCATAAACGCGCGGAACATCTGCTGTTTCAAGAAGCGATTTTCGCGAAAAGACCTTCATGTCCGTCCACTGACCGGAAGCGCTTGATAGATAAATAGACTCTGAATCTGCGACAATATCAAACGGATCCATCGTGATGTCGACCTGATCGACTAGTGTCATGGTATCAGCATTGATTACCGCGAACGCGCCTTCCTGTTTTTCAACTTCCCAGTAAGCGCTGTGCTGGCCCTTCGGAAGGGTCACATACAGCTCGTTATTGGCAAAAAAGATTCGTTCAGGTGCAAGGTTTAAGGTGATTTTCCTTGTCTGCTTTGTCTCCAGGTTAAGTTCGATAATATCCTTACCATCTGATAGGGCGTAAATGATTGGTTTATCCGGATTCATTACTGCGTCCCGCAGATTCGCACCCAATACTAATTTATCGGTGCTGTTTGGGAACGGCCCTTTGGCTCGGGCTCGACAGGTGTAGTAGGAGGTTCAGTAACCGTCCCATCATCCTCTGAAGGAGGCAATGATTCATAAGGGATAAAAGTTAATTTTGATGCAGAAATGTTTCCATACGACTGGATCCACGCTTCTGCATGATTGATCCCGACAGCAAAATTCAGATTGCCGCTTTCAAAGCCAGCTGAAGTCACCCCGATTACCTCTCCATACTCATTGAACAGCGCTCCGCCAGAACTTCCGTGCGTGATAGGCGCCGTAATTTGGATCAGGTTCACCGTTTTACCGTTGTCTGTCATCTTATGCAAGTTACTGATGATTCCAGTCGAAACCGTATTCACGAGGCCTTCAGGGCTTCCGATTGTTACAATTGGATCCCCTTTTTCTAGATAATCGATATGGCCGATTTGAAGGCTTGGAAGCGTAAGATCCGCTGTCGTGCCCAGCAAGGCAAGATCTGTGTCTTCATCGTATTTCACGACCCCATTGATGGCAATCGCCTTCCCGTCATTGTTATACGCAACAACGCTGTATCCGTCTTGGATGACGTGGAAGTTTGTCAGGATTGTGCTTTTGCCCACGATAAAACCGCTGCCCTGGCTCATCGGCTCACCGTTTTTATCATAAACCTCGAGGTAAACGACACTGTTTTCATTGGCAATGATTTTCTTAAGAATGATGGTAGGCACACCATTCGCTGATAATCCTTTTTCTTTTAAAAGGTCCTCATAGGAGCTGGCAAAGGCATTGTATAAAACCGGATTGCTCTTTGCTTTTCCCAGCTGTGCGTTAAAACGGTCTACCTGGCCAAAAATCGTTTCATTCTTGCCTGATTTAAACGCCGTTGTAAGAAGGTTCATTTCCCCTTTTAAAACGGCGGCTGTCTTTGTTTGACTTAAGCTGCTTTCCGCAGGGCCTTTGTATTTTTTCGAAATCGCATCGCGGGTTGATTTGCCGTAAACCAATCCTAGCGATCTCGCAAACTTGCCTAATTCATCTTGTAACGTGCGATATGACAAGTTGGTTGCATCACTGGAAGGACTTTTTGCATAAGCGGCCAAAAGTGTTTGCGACTTAATCTTTAGTCTTTCGCCGACACCAATTGAATTATTATAGGAAACCGCCCTACTATAAACCAATTGGACGTTATTTATGCGTGTTTCAAGCTTTTTGCGGGTTGTACTGCTTTTCATTTTTTTAACTGCTGTAGCGGCATTGGCTATGCCCGTTTTGGTACTGGTCATGAATGTTGTGGAAACAGCCTTGACCGTTTTGCTTTTTTCATAGTTTATAAGAATTGATAGCTGCCTGGCATAGGCTTCAGATTTACCTACCAGCTGGTCTGGTGTGTATGTACTGGCCGCCCCTTCCCATGAACCCAACGTACTGGAAAAGAAAAAAATTGCCAGAACAAATAGAATGACCCTGTTTTTCATCTTGTGTGAAGTTCCCCCTATTTCTGTTAAAAATAACCGATTACACCAAAATTATATCAACAATAACTTATGGTAACACTGGAAATACTTCCCTTGGCGGGGACTGTTTTTACTTGTTTCATAGGGTTGTAACAATAGTTTTCTGGTGACCTATGATTTTTTCACAATATCTAGAAGCGGTATCTCACAGTTGCTGTCCCTTTATCTTGCTCATGTGGTTTTATTAAGTAGTCTTATTAAAGGCAGTTTCCGCATTTATTGGTGGTGTTTTGTCCTCAACAAATAAATAGGTGTCAGGCACCTCCAAAGGACAATTGTCCACGATGGGTGCCTGACACCCCAGAATGAATAAATTTGAACAAAAAAGTGATGATTGATCTGCAGCATTTTTTACTGCTACGACTGCTTTGGCATAATCCGGATGGTTTGTCGCTTCAGTTACGTATTCCACATATGTTACTTTATTGTTTTTATCAAGAACAAAGATTGCACGCGCTAGCAAACGAAGTTCTTTTATCGCTACGCCCAGGGCTTCACCAAAGGAAAGTTCACGGTGGTCAGGCAGCATCTTTACTTTCACAAGACCGGCTGCTTTACGCCAGCGAGATAAAGCAAATGGTAAATCTACGCGTACAGAGAGAAATTCTACG encodes:
- a CDS encoding trypsin-like peptidase domain-containing protein, with protein sequence MKNRVILFVLAIFFFSSTLGSWEGAASTYTPDQLVGKSEAYARQLSILINYEKSKTVKAVSTTFMTSTKTGIANAATAVKKMKSSTTRKKLETRINNVQLVYSRAVSYNNSIGVGERLKIKSQTLLAAYAKSPSSDATNLSYRTLQDELGKFARSLGLVYGKSTRDAISKKYKGPAESSLSQTKTAAVLKGEMNLLTTAFKSGKNETIFGQVDRFNAQLGKAKSNPVLYNAFASSYEDLLKEKGLSANGVPTIILKKIIANENSVVYLEVYDKNGEPMSQGSGFIVGKSTILTNFHVIQDGYSVVAYNNDGKAIAINGVVKYDEDTDLALLGTTADLTLPSLQIGHIDYLEKGDPIVTIGSPEGLVNTVSTGIISNLHKMTDNGKTVNLIQITAPITHGSSGGALFNEYGEVIGVTSAGFESGNLNFAVGINHAEAWIQSYGNISASKLTFIPYESLPPSEDDGTVTEPPTTPVEPEPKGRSQTAPIN